The Natranaerobius trueperi genome window below encodes:
- the ribE gene encoding 6,7-dimethyl-8-ribityllumazine synthase — MVKTYEGQLLAEGLKFGIVVSRFNELITNKLLGGALDSIKRHGGSEDNIEVIWVPGSFEIPGATKKTVESGKYDAVISLGAVIRGDTPHFDYVSSEVSKGVAKVGIESSTPVIFGILTTDTIEQAIERAGTKAGNKGYEAANSAIEMANLYNQLSK, encoded by the coding sequence ATGGTTAAAACTTATGAAGGTCAACTACTAGCAGAAGGTTTGAAGTTTGGTATTGTAGTTTCAAGGTTCAATGAATTAATAACAAACAAACTTTTAGGGGGAGCTCTTGATTCTATTAAAAGACATGGCGGAAGCGAAGATAATATAGAGGTGATTTGGGTACCTGGTAGCTTTGAAATTCCAGGAGCAACTAAAAAAACTGTAGAGTCAGGGAAATATGATGCGGTGATCTCATTAGGTGCAGTAATTAGAGGTGATACTCCCCACTTTGATTATGTTTCAAGTGAAGTGAGTAAAGGGGTAGCAAAAGTTGGTATAGAAAGTTCTACACCAGTTATTTTTGGTATCTTAACAACAGATACGATTGAACAGGCTATTGAACGTGCTGGGACAAAAGCTGGTAACAAAGGGTATGAAGCTGCAAACTCTGCAATTGAAATGGCAAACCTGTATAATCAGTTATCTAAATAA